In a genomic window of Sphingomonas lutea:
- the secG gene encoding preprotein translocase subunit SecG, producing the protein MFAFLLIVQTIIAASLVGVILMQRSEGGGLGVGGSSSGFMTARGAADFLTRSTAILGGAFIILSIIMAAIAGATGGPVEVDTSLANSVAPVQQERPAQAIPQPGAQPQQNEAAPAVPLAQ; encoded by the coding sequence ATGTTCGCCTTCCTGCTGATTGTTCAGACGATTATCGCCGCCTCGCTGGTGGGCGTCATCCTGATGCAGCGTTCCGAAGGCGGCGGTCTTGGGGTCGGCGGCAGCTCGTCGGGCTTCATGACCGCACGCGGCGCGGCGGACTTTCTGACGCGCTCGACGGCGATCCTCGGGGGCGCGTTCATCATCCTGTCGATCATCATGGCGGCAATCGCCGGGGCCACTGGCGGACCGGTCGAGGTCGACACGTCGCTCGCCAACAGCGTCGCCCCCGTGCAGCAAGAGCGGCCCGCGCAGGCCATTCCGCAGCCCGGCGCGCAGCCGCAGCAAAATGAGGCGGCGCCCGCCGTCCCGCTGGCGCAATAA
- the lexA gene encoding transcriptional repressor LexA — protein MLTAKQRELLLFIDARLKAGGISPSFDEMREALDLKSKSGVHRLISALEERGFIRRLPNRARALEVVKLPETQPSNVAQLRLSAPAAANDTIEIPMHGRIAAGTPIEALQGTEGFAVPAALLGPGEHYALEVSGDSMVDEGILDGDFALIRKADAARDGEIVVALIDNEEATLKTFRREGRMVRLDPANARYEPQRYDESRVTIQGRLAGLIRRY, from the coding sequence ATGCTCACCGCCAAGCAACGCGAATTGCTGCTGTTCATCGATGCGCGCCTCAAGGCGGGCGGGATTTCGCCAAGCTTCGACGAGATGCGCGAAGCGCTCGACCTCAAGTCGAAGTCGGGCGTTCACCGCTTGATCTCGGCGCTCGAGGAACGCGGGTTCATCCGCCGCCTGCCCAACCGGGCGCGCGCGCTCGAAGTGGTCAAGCTGCCGGAGACGCAACCGTCGAACGTCGCGCAATTGCGCCTCAGCGCGCCGGCGGCGGCCAACGACACGATCGAAATCCCGATGCACGGGCGGATCGCCGCCGGTACGCCGATCGAGGCGTTGCAGGGTACCGAGGGTTTTGCCGTCCCCGCGGCTTTGCTTGGACCGGGCGAACATTATGCGCTCGAAGTGTCCGGCGATTCGATGGTCGACGAGGGGATCCTTGACGGCGACTTCGCGCTGATCCGCAAGGCCGATGCCGCGCGCGACGGCGAAATCGTCGTGGCGCTGATCGACAATGAGGAAGCCACGCTCAAGACCTTCCGCCGCGAAGGCCGCATGGTCCGCCTCGACCCCGCCAACGCGCGCTACGAACCGCAGCGCTACGACGAGAGCCGCGTGACGATCCAGGGGCGGCTGGCGGGACTGATCCGGCGCTATTGA
- the trxB gene encoding thioredoxin-disulfide reductase, with product MTNSISTRLAIVGSGPAGYTAAIYAARAGLQPILIQGIQPGGQLTTTTDVENYPGFRDVIQGPWLMEEMQAQAEHVGTKVVWDHITDVDLSRRPFRLSGDGGTQYFADTLVIATGAQAKWLGLPSEEHMKGRGASACATCDGFFYRGKKVAVIGGGNTAVEEALYLTNHSHDVTLIHRRDSLRAEKILQDRLFANEKIKVIWDSEVAEFVGGGDPEALVGLDLKNRKTGDISRIDVEGAFVAIGHSPATELFAGKLDLDEDGYIKVDLGSTRTSVAGVFACGDVMDKTYRQAVTAAGTGCMAALDAEKYLAAQEYEAIAAE from the coding sequence ATGACCAACAGCATTTCGACCCGCCTTGCGATCGTCGGCTCCGGCCCGGCCGGCTACACTGCCGCCATCTACGCCGCGCGTGCCGGGCTCCAGCCGATCCTGATCCAGGGCATCCAGCCCGGCGGCCAGCTGACGACTACCACGGACGTCGAAAATTACCCGGGCTTCCGCGACGTCATCCAGGGCCCGTGGCTGATGGAGGAAATGCAGGCGCAGGCCGAACATGTCGGCACCAAGGTCGTGTGGGATCACATCACCGACGTTGACCTCTCGCGCCGCCCGTTCCGCCTGAGCGGCGATGGCGGCACGCAATATTTCGCCGATACCCTCGTCATTGCCACCGGCGCGCAGGCAAAATGGCTCGGCCTGCCATCGGAAGAGCATATGAAGGGCAGGGGCGCCTCGGCCTGCGCGACATGCGACGGCTTCTTCTACCGCGGCAAGAAGGTCGCGGTGATCGGCGGCGGCAATACCGCGGTCGAAGAGGCGCTGTACCTCACCAACCACAGCCATGACGTCACCCTGATCCACCGCCGCGACAGCTTACGCGCCGAAAAGATCCTCCAGGACCGGCTGTTCGCGAACGAGAAGATCAAGGTCATCTGGGACAGCGAAGTCGCCGAATTCGTCGGCGGCGGCGATCCCGAGGCGCTGGTCGGTCTCGACCTCAAGAACCGCAAAACCGGCGACATCAGCCGGATCGACGTCGAAGGCGCGTTCGTCGCGATCGGCCATTCGCCCGCGACGGAGCTCTTCGCCGGCAAGCTCGACCTCGACGAGGACGGCTATATCAAGGTCGACCTCGGCTCGACCCGCACCAGCGTTGCCGGCGTCTTCGCCTGCGGGGACGTGATGGACAAGACCTACCGCCAGGCGGTCACGGCGGCGGGCACCGGCTGCATGGCCGCCCTCGACGCCGAAAAATATCTCGCGGCGCAGGAATATGAAGCGATTGCAGCTGAATAA
- a CDS encoding VOC family protein, whose protein sequence is MPAPRIDYVELPSATAHELTRAFYARAFGWTFADYGPDYASTTTGDVDVGLNGQPEDALSAPLPVVRVDDLDAAFDAVTKAGGIIAKPIFAFPGGRRFHFIDPSGSELAAWEAVPE, encoded by the coding sequence GTGCCGGCCCCACGCATCGATTATGTCGAGCTGCCCAGCGCCACCGCGCATGAGCTGACGCGCGCCTTTTATGCGCGGGCATTCGGCTGGACGTTCGCCGATTACGGGCCCGATTATGCGTCGACGACGACCGGCGATGTCGACGTCGGGTTGAATGGCCAGCCCGAGGATGCGCTGTCCGCGCCCTTGCCGGTGGTCCGCGTCGACGATCTCGACGCCGCATTCGACGCCGTGACCAAGGCCGGCGGGATCATCGCCAAGCCGATCTTCGCGTTTCCCGGCGGCCGCCGCTTCCACTTCATCGATCCGTCGGGAAGCGAGCTTGCGGCATGGGAGGCGGTGCCAGAATAG
- a CDS encoding ComEC/Rec2 family competence protein: protein MGRRAAPRLDRPVVTMVSGTVERIDYLAAKGTVRLTLRADAPLPPRVRVTIDEEDQPPDLAPGAAMTTRARLAPPPAMALPGTYDFARDAWFRGIGGVGKALGPVTVTRPVDATGFEQARNALRGHIATSLPERPAGIAIALATGDQNSVDAEDAEAMRRSGLTHLLSVSGLHIAAVVAVAMWLALKLLALSERLALRFNLVLVAAGVGAAAGVGYTLLTGAQVPTVRSCIAALLVLAGIALGREAISIRLIAVGAIVVLLFRPEALAGASFQMSFAAVTALVALYSSRWGRRMLERRDEGSFARIGRALLAMVLTGLAVEAALIPMALYHFHRAGLYGVAANIAAIPLTTFVIMPAEAGALLLDSIGLGKPLWWVTDVALGALLGLAHWVASARGAVAMLPSMPGWAFGTIIAGGLWLCLWTSRMRLLGLVPALIGAIGAATAPTPDLLITGDGRHLAVVRADGTPMLLRERSGDYIRSVLAESAAFDGDPLPLGDLPGSDCSRDACVAELGDAGRRWRLLAIRSSQRIDWAALTRACAAADIAVADRRLPRGCTPRWLKLDRAALAQSGGVAIFLDDPPRLDTVADRVGDHPWGIGR, encoded by the coding sequence ATGGGTCGCCGCGCCGCGCCGCGCCTCGATCGCCCCGTCGTCACCATGGTGTCGGGCACGGTCGAGCGGATCGACTATCTCGCCGCCAAGGGCACCGTCCGCCTGACCCTGCGCGCCGACGCCCCGCTGCCGCCCCGCGTCCGGGTGACGATCGACGAGGAGGATCAGCCGCCGGACCTTGCCCCCGGCGCGGCTATGACGACTCGCGCCCGCCTCGCGCCGCCGCCGGCGATGGCGCTCCCCGGCACCTACGATTTCGCCCGCGACGCCTGGTTTCGCGGGATCGGCGGGGTCGGCAAGGCGCTCGGCCCGGTCACGGTCACCCGCCCGGTTGACGCGACGGGCTTCGAGCAGGCGCGCAACGCCTTGCGGGGCCATATCGCCACCAGCCTTCCGGAGCGGCCCGCGGGGATTGCCATCGCCCTTGCCACCGGTGATCAGAATTCCGTCGACGCCGAGGACGCCGAGGCGATGCGGCGAAGCGGCCTCACGCATCTGCTGTCGGTCAGCGGCCTGCATATCGCCGCCGTCGTCGCGGTGGCGATGTGGCTTGCGCTCAAATTGCTGGCGCTGAGCGAGCGGTTGGCGTTGCGCTTCAACCTCGTGCTTGTCGCCGCGGGCGTCGGCGCCGCCGCCGGGGTCGGCTACACCCTCCTCACCGGCGCACAGGTGCCCACCGTGCGCAGCTGCATCGCCGCTTTGCTCGTGCTCGCCGGGATCGCGCTCGGGCGAGAGGCGATCAGCATCCGCCTGATCGCGGTCGGAGCGATCGTCGTCTTGCTGTTCCGGCCCGAAGCGCTGGCGGGCGCGAGCTTCCAGATGAGCTTCGCCGCAGTCACAGCGCTGGTCGCGCTTTACTCGAGCCGCTGGGGACGGCGAATGCTCGAGCGGCGCGACGAGGGATCATTCGCGCGCATCGGCCGCGCCCTGCTGGCAATGGTCCTGACCGGGCTCGCGGTCGAGGCCGCGCTCATCCCCATGGCGCTCTACCATTTCCACCGCGCCGGACTGTACGGCGTCGCCGCCAACATCGCCGCGATCCCGCTCACCACCTTCGTCATCATGCCGGCGGAGGCGGGCGCGCTGCTGCTCGACAGCATCGGGCTCGGCAAGCCCTTGTGGTGGGTGACCGACGTCGCGCTCGGTGCGCTACTCGGCCTTGCCCATTGGGTCGCGTCGGCGCGGGGCGCGGTCGCAATGCTGCCCTCAATGCCCGGCTGGGCGTTCGGAACGATCATCGCGGGCGGTTTGTGGCTGTGCCTGTGGACCAGCCGGATGCGCCTGCTCGGGCTCGTGCCCGCCCTCATCGGCGCGATCGGCGCGGCGACTGCGCCGACGCCCGACCTGTTGATTACCGGGGATGGCCGCCATCTCGCCGTGGTCCGCGCGGATGGCACGCCAATGCTGCTGCGCGAACGCTCGGGCGATTACATTCGCAGCGTGCTCGCCGAATCGGCCGCGTTCGATGGCGATCCGCTCCCGCTTGGTGACCTCCCCGGCAGCGACTGCTCGCGCGATGCCTGCGTGGCCGAGTTGGGCGACGCGGGGCGGCGCTGGCGCTTGCTCGCCATCCGATCGTCGCAACGGATCGATTGGGCCGCGCTGACCCGCGCCTGCGCCGCGGCCGACATCGCGGTTGCCGATCGCCGCCTGCCGCGCGGCTGCACCCCGCGCTGGCTCAAGCTCGATCGTGCAGCGCTGGCGCAAAGCGGCGGCGTTGCGATCTTCCTCGACGATCCCCCGCGCCTCGACACGGTGGCGGACCGCGTCGGCGATCATCCGTGGGGAATCGGGCGTTAG
- the gltX gene encoding glutamate--tRNA ligase, translating to MSASHSVVTRFAPSPTGFLHIGGARTALFNWLFARHHGGKFLLRIEDTDKARSTDEAIAAILDGMRWLGLDWDGHEYYQSQFWARHAEVAHKLLERGHAYRCWMTQEELAAQREAAQRDRKPFRINSPWRDSDKEGEGPAVIRIKAPREGETSIDDRVQGKVTVQNAELDDFILLRSDGTPTYMLAVVVDDHDMGVTHIIRGDDHLNNAFRQLAIIRAMGWPEPVYAHVPLIHGPDGAKLSKRHGALGVDAYRDELGLLPEAVSNYLLRLGWGHGDDEIISREQAIAWFDLDHVGKSPSRFDFKKLENLNGHYIRESDDARLADLVAPKLNLQGEERDLLVRAMPELKARAHDLGQLAEGARFLFAKRPLDVDDAAHALLTDEARPLLAAAHKELESLNEWTHDAAEQAIRKVAEAQGVKLGKLAQPLRAALTGRTTSPGIFDVLVLLGKSESLARIQDQMLEPTE from the coding sequence TTGAGCGCAAGCCATTCCGTCGTCACGCGATTTGCCCCTTCCCCGACGGGTTTTCTTCACATCGGCGGCGCGCGCACGGCCTTGTTCAACTGGCTGTTCGCGCGCCATCACGGCGGCAAGTTCCTGCTGCGCATCGAGGATACCGACAAGGCGCGATCGACCGACGAGGCGATCGCCGCGATCCTCGACGGGATGCGCTGGCTCGGCCTCGATTGGGACGGGCACGAATATTATCAGTCGCAATTCTGGGCGCGCCATGCCGAAGTGGCGCACAAGCTGCTGGAACGCGGCCACGCCTATCGCTGCTGGATGACGCAGGAGGAGCTGGCGGCGCAGCGCGAAGCCGCGCAGCGCGACCGCAAGCCGTTCCGGATCAATAGCCCCTGGCGCGACAGCGACAAGGAAGGCGAAGGGCCGGCGGTCATCCGTATCAAGGCGCCGCGCGAGGGCGAGACAAGCATCGACGACCGCGTCCAGGGGAAGGTCACCGTCCAGAATGCCGAGCTGGACGATTTCATCCTGCTCCGGTCGGACGGGACGCCGACCTACATGCTGGCGGTGGTCGTCGACGACCATGACATGGGCGTGACCCACATCATCCGCGGCGACGACCACCTCAACAATGCGTTTCGCCAGCTGGCGATCATCCGCGCGATGGGATGGCCCGAGCCGGTCTATGCCCATGTCCCGCTGATCCACGGGCCCGACGGCGCCAAGCTGAGCAAGCGCCACGGCGCGCTCGGCGTCGATGCCTATCGCGACGAGCTCGGCCTGCTGCCCGAGGCGGTGTCGAACTACCTGCTCAGGCTGGGCTGGGGACATGGTGACGACGAGATCATCAGCCGGGAACAAGCGATCGCATGGTTCGACCTCGACCATGTCGGCAAGTCGCCCTCGCGTTTCGACTTCAAGAAGCTGGAGAATTTGAACGGCCATTACATCCGCGAAAGCGACGATGCCCGCCTGGCCGACCTTGTTGCGCCGAAGCTCAACCTTCAGGGCGAGGAACGCGATTTGCTGGTTCGAGCGATGCCCGAATTGAAAGCGCGCGCGCACGACCTGGGCCAGCTTGCCGAGGGCGCCCGCTTCCTGTTTGCCAAGCGGCCGCTCGACGTGGATGACGCCGCGCATGCCCTATTGACCGACGAGGCGCGTCCGTTGCTTGCTGCAGCGCACAAAGAACTGGAATCGCTGAACGAATGGACGCATGACGCGGCGGAGCAGGCGATCCGCAAGGTAGCCGAGGCGCAAGGCGTGAAATTGGGCAAGCTCGCCCAGCCGCTGCGCGCCGCGCTCACCGGGCGAACGACCTCCCCGGGGATTTTTGACGTGCTGGTCTTGCTCGGCAAGAGCGAGAGCCTGGCGCGCATACAAGATCAAATGTTGGAGCCGACTGAATGA
- a CDS encoding peptidylprolyl isomerase, translating to MLSFFRRSSKSKVGTIVMALVLLAIIIGFAIADAQNFGSGTLSFGGNGSALATVGDERVTDADMSDAMQRRLAQVREQNPGADYGTIANEFDPILSALIDERALVAFANANGFRLSKRLIDAEIAQLPGTRGLNGQFSDQAYQAFLQQQRMTDAQLRRLLASSLLQRLVLAPVVANPRVPVGLATPYANMMLEAREGEAASIPIELFRSGLNPSDADLQRYYASNRGRYTVPEQRVIRIARIGAEQVANVQPSDQEIAAFYNANQAIYGAKDTRSLSQVVVPDQQTAAAIAARARQGGTLAAAAAPAGSNAAVTRLPDQTREAYSSVAGARAAQAVFSAAQGAVVGPTRSDFGWVVVKVESIKREGGRSLAQARGEIAERLAREKRGTALEEMVDKVQTAIDDGANFAEAAAAARLETTTTPLIMPNGRSRVDPAYRAPADLAKAITEAFKIAPNDPPEIIPLGENQGYALMSPAQVVPAAPAPLASIRDQVRNDWIESQALIRARAAASAIAAKAARGMPLARAVREAGVALPAVRPMAARRIEIANANAVIPPAMRMLFTLPQGKSRMVADPRNGGFFVVKVNKIVPGNALLQPALIARMQTELQQAIGEDYAAQLINAIRADVKIKRNESAIAAAKQRMTASGF from the coding sequence ATGCTTTCTTTTTTCCGCCGCTCTTCCAAATCCAAGGTCGGCACCATCGTCATGGCCCTGGTCCTGCTGGCCATCATCATCGGCTTTGCCATCGCCGACGCGCAGAATTTCGGCAGCGGCACGCTCAGCTTCGGCGGGAACGGCTCGGCCCTGGCCACGGTGGGGGACGAGCGAGTCACCGATGCCGACATGTCCGACGCGATGCAGCGCCGCCTGGCGCAGGTGCGCGAGCAGAATCCGGGCGCGGACTACGGGACGATCGCCAACGAATTCGATCCCATCCTGTCCGCGCTGATCGACGAACGCGCACTGGTTGCCTTCGCCAATGCCAACGGCTTTCGCTTGTCGAAGCGGCTGATCGATGCCGAAATCGCGCAGCTGCCGGGGACGCGCGGGCTCAACGGCCAGTTCAGCGACCAGGCGTACCAGGCCTTCTTGCAACAGCAGCGCATGACCGACGCCCAGCTTCGGCGCCTGCTTGCCAGCAGCCTGTTGCAGCGGCTGGTGCTGGCGCCCGTCGTCGCCAACCCGCGCGTGCCCGTGGGGCTGGCGACGCCTTATGCGAACATGATGCTGGAGGCGCGCGAAGGCGAGGCGGCAAGCATTCCGATCGAACTGTTCAGGAGCGGCCTGAACCCGAGCGACGCCGACCTGCAGCGATATTATGCCAGCAACCGCGGTCGCTACACGGTGCCCGAACAGCGGGTCATCCGAATCGCGCGGATCGGCGCCGAGCAGGTCGCCAATGTCCAGCCAAGCGATCAGGAGATTGCGGCTTTCTATAACGCCAATCAGGCGATCTATGGAGCGAAGGACACGCGCTCCTTGAGCCAGGTGGTCGTTCCCGACCAGCAGACCGCCGCAGCGATTGCCGCCCGCGCGCGCCAGGGCGGCACGCTGGCGGCAGCGGCCGCGCCGGCCGGCAGCAACGCCGCCGTCACCAGACTGCCCGACCAGACACGCGAAGCCTATTCGTCCGTCGCCGGAGCACGGGCTGCGCAGGCGGTGTTTTCAGCGGCGCAAGGGGCCGTGGTCGGCCCGACCCGGTCCGATTTTGGTTGGGTCGTGGTGAAGGTCGAATCGATCAAGCGCGAAGGCGGGCGGTCCCTCGCTCAGGCGCGTGGTGAGATTGCCGAACGGCTGGCCCGCGAAAAGCGGGGCACGGCGCTCGAAGAGATGGTCGACAAGGTGCAGACGGCAATCGATGACGGCGCCAATTTCGCCGAAGCCGCCGCGGCGGCGCGGCTGGAGACGACGACGACGCCGCTGATCATGCCCAACGGCCGTTCGCGCGTGGACCCCGCCTATCGCGCCCCCGCCGACCTTGCCAAGGCGATCACGGAAGCCTTCAAGATCGCGCCCAACGACCCGCCCGAAATCATCCCGCTCGGCGAGAACCAGGGCTATGCGCTGATGTCCCCGGCGCAGGTCGTGCCCGCCGCCCCGGCGCCGCTGGCCAGCATCCGTGACCAGGTCCGCAACGACTGGATCGAGAGCCAGGCGCTGATCCGCGCCCGCGCCGCCGCATCGGCGATCGCGGCCAAGGCAGCGCGCGGCATGCCGCTCGCCCGGGCGGTGCGCGAAGCAGGCGTCGCGCTTCCGGCGGTTCGGCCGATGGCTGCGCGGCGGATCGAGATCGCCAATGCCAATGCCGTGATCCCGCCCGCGATGCGGATGCTGTTCACGCTGCCGCAGGGCAAGAGCCGGATGGTCGCAGACCCGCGGAACGGCGGCTTCTTCGTGGTCAAGGTCAACAAGATCGTGCCGGGCAATGCCCTCCTGCAACCGGCGCTGATCGCCCGGATGCAGACCGAGCTGCAGCAGGCGATCGGCGAGGATTATGCGGCGCAGCTGATCAACGCCATTCGCGCCGACGTGAAGATCAAGCGCAACGAATCGGCGATCGCCGCGGCCAAGCAAAGGATGACGGCCAGCGGCTTCTGA
- the truA gene encoding tRNA pseudouridine(38-40) synthase TruA: protein MTRWRLTVEYDGGPFMGWQRQDHGPSVQQAIEDALARMTGEQAVVHAAGRTDAGVHALAMSAHVDIVKALTPHRLREGSNALVRPLPVSVLEVAEVADDWHARFSCTGRRYLYRIRNRRAPPALDAGKVWHIAVPLDVAAMQAGAALLVGRHDFTTFRSAHCQSESPVKTLDRLEVARVGDEIHVHAAARSFLHHQVRSMVGCLAMVGRGQWRAEDMARALEAKDRAALGLNAPPQGLYFVEAIYPES, encoded by the coding sequence GTGACTCGCTGGCGGTTGACGGTCGAATATGACGGCGGGCCGTTCATGGGCTGGCAGCGACAGGACCATGGCCCGTCGGTGCAGCAGGCGATCGAGGATGCGCTGGCGCGGATGACCGGCGAGCAGGCGGTCGTGCACGCGGCGGGGCGGACCGACGCGGGCGTGCACGCGCTGGCGATGAGCGCGCATGTCGATATCGTCAAGGCGCTGACGCCGCATCGCCTGCGCGAGGGGTCGAACGCGCTGGTGCGGCCGCTGCCGGTGTCGGTGCTTGAGGTGGCGGAGGTCGCGGACGATTGGCACGCGCGCTTCAGCTGCACCGGACGGCGGTACCTCTATCGCATCCGCAATCGCCGCGCGCCGCCGGCGCTCGATGCGGGCAAGGTGTGGCATATTGCCGTGCCGCTCGACGTCGCGGCGATGCAGGCGGGGGCGGCGCTGCTCGTCGGTCGGCACGATTTCACCACCTTCCGGTCGGCGCATTGCCAGTCGGAGAGCCCGGTCAAGACGCTCGACCGGCTGGAGGTGGCGCGCGTCGGCGACGAGATCCACGTTCATGCCGCGGCCCGCAGCTTCCTGCATCACCAGGTTCGGTCGATGGTCGGCTGCCTGGCGATGGTTGGGCGCGGGCAGTGGCGCGCGGAGGATATGGCGCGGGCGCTGGAGGCGAAAGATCGCGCGGCGCTGGGGCTCAATGCGCCGCCGCAGGGGCTGTATTTCGTTGAAGCGATTTATCCGGAAAGCTGA
- the tpiA gene encoding triose-phosphate isomerase, with protein MANKKLVAGNWKMHGLSADLPEIAAIAAAASSYGNVDVALCLPATLIERAVRAVPGFAIGGQDVHSAEKGAHTGCTSAQMLRDAGAALTIVGHSERREAQHESDAEVKAKAEAGLAAGLGVILCIGESLDVRESGRAVEVVDAQLAASLPAETRDNLAVAYEPIWAIGTGKVPSVGDIGEMHAALRERLVAAYGEAGRGVRILYGGSVKASNAAEIFAVPDVDGALVGGASLKAADFLPIVAAAAVD; from the coding sequence ATGGCAAATAAGAAACTGGTCGCCGGCAATTGGAAGATGCACGGCCTCTCCGCCGACCTGCCGGAAATTGCGGCCATCGCCGCCGCTGCCTCTTCCTACGGCAATGTGGATGTGGCGCTATGCCTGCCCGCAACCCTTATCGAACGTGCGGTCCGCGCGGTCCCGGGCTTCGCGATCGGCGGGCAGGACGTGCATTCGGCCGAAAAGGGCGCGCACACCGGCTGCACCTCGGCGCAGATGCTGCGCGATGCCGGCGCTGCACTCACCATCGTCGGCCATTCCGAACGCCGCGAAGCGCAGCATGAAAGCGATGCTGAGGTGAAGGCCAAGGCCGAAGCCGGCCTGGCCGCTGGCCTCGGCGTAATCCTGTGCATCGGCGAAAGCCTCGACGTGCGCGAATCCGGCCGCGCGGTCGAAGTCGTCGATGCCCAGCTCGCCGCGTCGCTCCCCGCGGAAACGCGCGACAATCTGGCGGTCGCCTACGAACCGATCTGGGCGATCGGCACCGGCAAGGTGCCGTCGGTCGGGGACATCGGCGAAATGCACGCGGCGCTTCGTGAGCGGCTCGTCGCCGCCTATGGCGAAGCGGGACGGGGGGTTCGCATCCTTTACGGCGGGTCGGTCAAGGCATCGAACGCCGCCGAAATCTTCGCCGTTCCCGATGTCGACGGCGCGCTCGTCGGCGGCGCCAGTCTCAAGGCCGCCGACTTCCTGCCCATCGTTGCCGCCGCCGCCGTCGATTGA
- a CDS encoding CTP synthase, giving the protein MARFIFVTGGVVSSLGKGLLSASLGALLQARGFKVRIRKFDPYLNVDPGTMSPYQHGEVYVTDDGAETDLDLGHYERFTGVSAHQSDNVTSGRIYRDIIARERRGDYLGATVQVIPHVTNAIKEFALSDIDGLDFVICEVGGTVGDIESLPFIEAIRQLRNDLGRGQTVSVHTTLVPWIAAAGELKTKPTQHSVREIASLGVQPDVLLCRSEKPLPEAERQKIAQFCNVPVSAVIPALDARNIYDVPLQYHAGGLDDEVLRVFGIEDAPAPELDRWTEIMDRIDHYDSEVTIGVVGKYVVLPDAYKSLREALVHGGIANRAKVHIQWLDAELFENDDADVVAELEPMHGILVPGGFGERGSEGKIAAVKFARERGIPFFGICLGMQMACIEAARNQAGIAAASTTEFGETAEPVVGLITEWMSPEGLQKRSADTDLGGTMRLGSYDAKLSHNSKVAAEYGTTDISERHRHRYEVNVHYRDALEQQGLIFSGMSPDGELPEIVERPDHPWFIGVQFHPELKSRPFDPHPLFAGFIGAALQQSRLV; this is encoded by the coding sequence ATGGCGCGGTTCATTTTCGTCACCGGCGGCGTGGTCTCATCGCTTGGTAAAGGCTTGCTCTCGGCATCGCTGGGCGCATTGCTGCAGGCGCGCGGGTTCAAGGTCCGGATCCGCAAGTTCGATCCCTATCTCAATGTCGATCCGGGGACGATGAGCCCCTATCAGCATGGCGAAGTCTATGTGACCGACGACGGGGCGGAAACCGACCTCGACCTCGGCCATTACGAACGCTTCACCGGCGTGTCGGCGCATCAGTCGGACAATGTCACCAGCGGCCGCATCTACCGCGACATCATCGCGCGCGAACGGCGCGGCGATTATCTCGGCGCCACGGTCCAGGTCATCCCCCACGTGACAAACGCCATCAAGGAATTCGCGCTCAGTGACATCGACGGCCTCGACTTCGTCATCTGCGAGGTCGGCGGCACCGTTGGCGATATCGAAAGCCTGCCCTTCATCGAAGCGATCCGCCAGCTGCGCAACGACCTCGGCCGCGGCCAGACGGTCAGCGTCCACACCACGCTAGTGCCGTGGATCGCCGCGGCGGGTGAGCTCAAGACCAAGCCGACGCAGCACAGTGTCCGAGAAATCGCCAGCCTCGGCGTCCAGCCCGACGTCCTGCTGTGTCGCAGCGAAAAGCCGCTGCCCGAAGCCGAGCGGCAGAAGATCGCGCAATTCTGCAACGTCCCCGTCTCTGCGGTCATCCCCGCGCTCGATGCGCGCAACATCTACGACGTGCCCCTGCAATATCATGCTGGCGGCCTCGACGATGAAGTGTTGCGCGTGTTCGGGATCGAGGATGCGCCCGCGCCCGAGCTCGATCGCTGGACCGAGATCATGGACCGCATCGATCATTACGACAGCGAGGTCACGATCGGGGTCGTCGGCAAATATGTCGTCCTGCCCGACGCGTACAAAAGCTTGCGCGAGGCGCTGGTCCACGGCGGGATCGCCAACCGCGCCAAGGTCCATATCCAGTGGCTCGACGCCGAACTGTTCGAAAATGACGATGCCGACGTCGTTGCCGAGCTCGAGCCGATGCACGGCATCCTCGTCCCCGGCGGGTTCGGCGAGCGCGGCAGCGAAGGCAAGATCGCCGCGGTCAAGTTCGCCCGGGAACGGGGCATCCCCTTCTTCGGCATCTGCCTCGGCATGCAGATGGCGTGCATCGAAGCCGCGCGGAACCAGGCGGGCATCGCTGCCGCCTCGACCACCGAATTCGGCGAGACGGCCGAGCCCGTCGTCGGCCTCATCACCGAATGGATGAGCCCCGAAGGCCTGCAGAAGCGCTCGGCCGACACCGACCTCGGCGGGACGATGCGGCTTGGCAGCTATGACGCCAAGCTGTCGCACAACAGCAAGGTCGCGGCCGAATACGGCACCACCGACATCTCGGAACGCCACCGCCACCGCTACGAAGTCAACGTCCACTATCGCGACGCGCTCGAACAGCAGGGGCTGATCTTCTCCGGCATGTCGCCCGACGGCGAGCTGCCCGAGATCGTCGAGCGCCCCGACCACCCGTGGTTCATCGGCGTCCAGTTTCATCCGGAGTTGAAGAGCCGCCCGTTCGACCCGCACCCGCTCTTCGCCGGCTTCATCGGCGCCGCGCTGCAGCAGTCGCGGCTGGTTTAA